A genomic stretch from Sphingobacterium sp. ML3W includes:
- a CDS encoding DoxX family membrane protein, which yields MNIIKNILCVLFGLLFINAGLDKIFHYMPVPPMDMDMQKVFQAFVTIKWLMPLVAIIEILGGLLFILPKTRTLGALVIFPILIGIFTHNMIFYSQMGLIIWAVLFIIWLWVIFENWGKYKKLME from the coding sequence ATGAACATCATAAAGAATATCCTTTGTGTCTTGTTTGGCCTTCTTTTTATTAATGCGGGCTTAGATAAAATCTTTCATTATATGCCTGTTCCACCTATGGACATGGATATGCAAAAGGTATTTCAGGCTTTTGTCACGATAAAATGGTTGATGCCGCTCGTTGCAATCATCGAAATTCTGGGGGGCTTATTGTTTATCCTCCCCAAGACGAGAACCTTAGGCGCATTGGTCATCTTTCCAATACTCATCGGCATTTTTACACATAACATGATTTTTTATAGCCAAATGGGATTAATTATCTGGGCTGTACTTTTCATTATCTGGTTATGGGTGATTTTTGAAAATTGGGGAAAATACAAAAAGCTCATGGAGTAA
- a CDS encoding DUF4342 domain-containing protein, producing the protein MNNFIRANLNYNIMGFKETFQINGENLLQKIKEIIAEGNVNKISISDKHGKEIMSFPITVGALGLILAPVFAAIGAVAALLTECTITVERNSEKKEEEKPDDSAEPPTTITVK; encoded by the coding sequence ATGAATAACTTTATAAGAGCGAACTTAAATTATAACATTATGGGATTCAAGGAAACATTTCAAATCAACGGTGAAAACCTTTTACAAAAGATCAAAGAAATCATTGCAGAGGGTAATGTAAATAAAATCAGTATTTCGGACAAACATGGCAAAGAAATCATGAGTTTTCCAATTACTGTTGGCGCACTAGGGCTGATCTTAGCACCTGTATTTGCTGCTATTGGTGCAGTAGCTGCGCTGCTCACCGAATGTACAATCACTGTGGAACGAAACAGCGAAAAGAAAGAAGAGGAAAAGCCGGATGATTCTGCGGAACCTCCAACAACAATTACTGTTAAATAA
- a CDS encoding valine--tRNA ligase, producing MSIAKTYNPKEAEEKWYSYWKANGFFRSTPDEREPYTIVMPPPNVTGVLHMGHMLNNTIQDVLIRRARMQGKNACWVPGTDHASIATEAKVVAMLKEQGIDKRSLSREDFLKHAWEWKEKYGGIILKQLEKLGASCDWDRTRFTMDPELYQSVIRVFVDLYNKGLIYRGYRMVNWDPEAKTNISDEEVVYKEKNGKLYHLKYQVEGTDKYIVVATTRPETIFGDTAVCINPNDERYTWLKGKQVIVPIVGRKVNIIEDEYVDLEFGTGCLKVTPAHDINDYELGKKHDLEFVDIFTDEAKLNDNGLHYAGMDRFKVRKEIEKELEEKGLLEKVENYTNNVGTSERTGAVIEPKISNQWFLKMEDLGKPALDNVMDDTIKFHPTKFKNSYRNWMENVTDWNISRQLWWGHQIPAYFYGDGNDDFVVAQTAEEALSLAQQKSGNAGLTLADLRQDEDVLDTWFSAWLWPISVFNGINEPENEEINYYYPTQDLVTAPDIIFFWVARMIVSGYEFRGQLPFENVYFTGIVRDKLGRKMSKSLGNSPDPIDLMNEYGADATRMGMLLTAPAGNDLPFDVELCVQGRNFANKIWNAFRLVKGLEIIDAPASASDKISAAWFDARFNQALTEIEENFKHYRLSDALMTTYKLVWDDFCAWYLELVKPTYGSPIASETLEMVKSFFQRILTLVHPFMPFLTEELWHDELFGIKEEKDCIIVAEFPKVSAFDEQVIKDFAVAQQIISEVRNIRNSKGISPKVALPLAINQQSDIDLAQYIAIITKIANLEAVTFVTEKVAGATSFLAGKDECYVLLENNIDVDAERERIEKELDYLRGFLVSVDKKLSNERFVQNAKPEIVENEKSKKADAEAKIKILQDSLTTLG from the coding sequence ATGAGCATAGCGAAAACTTACAATCCAAAAGAAGCTGAAGAAAAATGGTACAGCTATTGGAAAGCGAACGGATTTTTCCGGTCTACTCCTGACGAACGTGAACCTTATACGATTGTAATGCCGCCACCGAATGTCACTGGCGTATTGCACATGGGTCATATGCTGAACAATACTATTCAAGACGTTTTGATTCGCCGCGCACGCATGCAGGGTAAAAACGCTTGTTGGGTACCAGGGACAGACCACGCCTCCATCGCCACTGAAGCTAAGGTCGTCGCTATGTTAAAGGAGCAAGGCATTGACAAAAGATCCCTATCTCGTGAGGATTTTTTAAAGCATGCTTGGGAATGGAAAGAAAAGTACGGTGGCATTATCTTAAAGCAACTGGAAAAACTAGGCGCTTCCTGTGATTGGGATCGTACCCGTTTTACCATGGATCCTGAATTGTATCAATCGGTGATCCGTGTATTTGTTGACCTTTACAATAAAGGATTAATCTATCGTGGTTACCGCATGGTTAACTGGGATCCAGAAGCAAAAACCAATATTTCCGACGAAGAAGTTGTTTACAAGGAAAAGAACGGTAAATTATACCATCTGAAATATCAGGTTGAAGGAACGGACAAATATATTGTCGTTGCCACAACCCGTCCAGAAACAATCTTTGGTGATACAGCAGTATGTATCAATCCAAACGACGAACGCTACACTTGGTTAAAAGGAAAACAAGTGATCGTACCAATCGTCGGACGTAAAGTGAATATCATTGAAGATGAATATGTGGATCTTGAATTTGGTACAGGCTGTCTTAAGGTAACTCCAGCACACGATATCAATGACTACGAACTAGGTAAAAAGCATGATCTGGAATTTGTGGATATCTTCACCGATGAAGCGAAATTAAACGACAACGGCTTACATTATGCTGGTATGGATCGCTTCAAAGTACGTAAAGAGATCGAAAAAGAACTGGAAGAAAAAGGATTGCTGGAAAAAGTAGAAAACTACACCAATAATGTCGGAACATCTGAAAGAACCGGTGCTGTTATTGAACCTAAGATCTCTAACCAATGGTTCCTGAAAATGGAAGACCTGGGAAAACCTGCCTTGGATAATGTCATGGATGATACCATTAAATTCCATCCAACGAAATTCAAAAATAGCTATCGCAACTGGATGGAAAATGTAACAGATTGGAACATTTCAAGACAATTGTGGTGGGGACATCAAATACCTGCTTACTTCTATGGTGATGGTAACGATGATTTTGTCGTTGCACAGACCGCCGAAGAAGCGCTTTCACTGGCACAGCAAAAATCGGGCAATGCGGGTCTAACGCTTGCAGATCTACGTCAGGACGAAGATGTGCTTGACACTTGGTTTTCAGCTTGGTTATGGCCAATTTCGGTATTCAATGGTATCAATGAACCTGAAAATGAAGAGATCAACTATTACTACCCAACACAGGATCTAGTCACTGCACCGGATATTATTTTCTTCTGGGTAGCACGCATGATTGTATCAGGCTATGAATTCCGTGGACAGCTCCCTTTTGAAAATGTTTATTTTACAGGTATTGTACGCGACAAATTAGGTCGCAAGATGTCAAAATCTTTGGGTAATTCACCTGATCCTATTGATTTGATGAACGAATATGGTGCTGACGCAACGCGCATGGGCATGTTATTGACAGCTCCTGCTGGAAATGACTTACCTTTTGATGTTGAGCTGTGTGTACAGGGTCGTAATTTTGCCAATAAAATCTGGAATGCCTTCCGTTTGGTGAAAGGCTTAGAAATCATCGATGCTCCAGCTTCAGCGTCGGACAAAATATCAGCTGCATGGTTTGATGCACGATTCAACCAAGCATTGACTGAAATTGAAGAAAACTTCAAGCATTACCGTTTATCAGATGCCTTGATGACAACTTATAAATTGGTATGGGACGACTTCTGTGCCTGGTACCTTGAACTGGTGAAACCAACTTATGGCTCACCAATTGCTTCAGAAACTTTGGAAATGGTAAAATCCTTCTTCCAACGTATATTGACTTTGGTGCATCCGTTTATGCCTTTCCTAACGGAAGAACTGTGGCACGATGAACTGTTTGGTATAAAAGAGGAAAAAGACTGTATCATTGTCGCTGAATTCCCAAAAGTAAGTGCTTTTGACGAGCAGGTGATTAAAGATTTTGCTGTAGCACAACAGATCATTTCCGAAGTTCGTAATATCCGGAATTCGAAAGGTATCTCACCAAAAGTAGCATTACCTCTGGCGATCAACCAGCAGTCTGACATTGATCTGGCACAGTATATTGCAATCATCACGAAAATTGCTAACCTAGAAGCTGTCACATTTGTTACGGAAAAAGTAGCTGGTGCAACAAGTTTCTTGGCGGGTAAGGATGAGTGTTATGTGCTTCTGGAAAACAATATTGATGTAGATGCAGAGCGCGAACGTATCGAAAAAGAACTAGACTACCTGAGAGGATTCTTGGTGTCGGTAGACAAAAAGCTTTCAAACGAACGTTTTGTACAAAATGCAAAACCAGAAATCGTTGAAAACGAAAAAAGCAAGAAAGCTGATGCAGAAGCTAAAATCAAGATTCTTCAAGATAGCTTGACCACTTTAGGTTAA
- a CDS encoding LTA synthase family protein, producing the protein MTSFINVNIYREWGDKISKRAIDAFLASPSGAVASAESTPVFLPILGMLVGIFCGYFLYRWMFKKVHFYNVKSPIGNFVKLAVGIFVLFTFIRGGYGRATLNPSKAYYSEVTFYNHAAVNTQWSLLRDFFTKSTKLKSPYDFYGSDQQGLQEHLKPAFQSQPDSAVEVLSTTRPNVVIIMLESFVGDLIQSLGGEKGITPHMEELIKGGILFDHIYSAADRSDKGMVAILSGFPAQGPESIIKYIDKHENMPAIGQEFDHAGYETSFYHGGQSEFYNFKSYMLTHGISRVIDNANFGLDAERASWGVYDHVVFNQMIHDFRKEKQPFFSTIFTLINHEPFELKHGYKFGSTNNADKFRSTANYTDSAVFDFIGKAKKEAWYKNTLFVIVADHGHRLPSEKWELFHPNRFHIPLLFFGDVIKPEYRGKIFNRIGNQTDLATTLLTQLKLPTNRYHWSRDLLNPTTPQIAFYNSKDAFGAVTPEQAVSFDNVGRIINYRSNKEYPAAKTDSILNIAKAYYQQVYREFLKY; encoded by the coding sequence GTGACCAGTTTTATCAATGTTAATATCTATCGAGAATGGGGCGATAAAATATCAAAACGAGCTATAGATGCTTTCCTGGCATCACCATCCGGAGCGGTAGCTTCTGCGGAGTCTACACCTGTTTTTCTTCCGATCCTCGGAATGTTAGTGGGGATATTTTGCGGGTATTTTCTCTACCGTTGGATGTTTAAAAAAGTACATTTTTATAATGTTAAATCACCGATTGGCAACTTTGTAAAACTGGCTGTCGGCATTTTTGTTCTCTTTACCTTTATCCGCGGGGGGTATGGCCGTGCGACACTAAACCCTAGTAAAGCTTATTATTCTGAGGTTACCTTTTATAATCATGCGGCTGTGAATACACAATGGTCGCTTTTGCGCGACTTTTTTACCAAGAGTACAAAACTGAAAAGTCCTTATGATTTCTATGGTTCGGATCAACAAGGTCTTCAAGAGCACTTGAAGCCTGCGTTCCAGAGTCAGCCTGATTCCGCTGTCGAAGTTTTATCTACCACACGTCCCAATGTTGTTATCATCATGTTGGAAAGTTTTGTCGGTGATCTCATCCAGTCTTTGGGTGGTGAAAAAGGCATTACACCACATATGGAAGAATTGATCAAAGGTGGAATTTTATTTGATCACATCTATTCCGCTGCCGATCGTTCGGATAAGGGGATGGTTGCTATACTCAGTGGATTTCCAGCACAGGGACCGGAAAGTATTATTAAGTATATTGACAAACACGAAAATATGCCTGCCATTGGTCAGGAATTTGACCATGCAGGTTATGAAACTTCATTTTATCATGGTGGACAAAGTGAATTTTATAATTTCAAGTCCTACATGTTGACACATGGTATTTCCAGAGTGATTGATAACGCCAATTTTGGTTTGGATGCCGAGCGCGCTTCCTGGGGAGTCTACGATCATGTGGTGTTCAACCAGATGATTCATGATTTTAGAAAGGAGAAACAACCCTTTTTCTCGACGATATTTACATTGATCAATCACGAACCATTTGAATTAAAGCACGGTTATAAATTTGGTAGTACCAATAACGCCGATAAGTTCAGAAGCACGGCGAATTATACGGACTCGGCTGTTTTCGATTTTATTGGTAAAGCCAAGAAAGAAGCCTGGTACAAAAATACACTTTTTGTGATTGTCGCGGATCACGGCCATCGTTTGCCATCGGAAAAATGGGAACTTTTCCATCCCAATAGATTCCATATCCCACTGCTGTTTTTTGGGGATGTCATCAAGCCGGAATACCGGGGTAAAATCTTCAATCGCATCGGAAACCAAACAGATTTGGCAACGACACTGTTGACGCAGTTGAAACTTCCGACCAATAGATATCATTGGAGCCGTGATTTACTTAATCCGACGACACCACAGATCGCTTTCTATAATTCCAAAGATGCCTTTGGTGCCGTTACACCAGAACAGGCAGTATCTTTTGATAATGTTGGCCGAATCATCAACTATAGATCCAATAAAGAATATCCTGCTGCCAAAACCGATAGTATATTGAATATTGCCAAAGCGTATTATCAGCAGGTCTATCGTGAATTTCTAAAATATTAA
- a CDS encoding sulfatase-like hydrolase/transferase, which produces MKLRGILAPYFAVAIRFAFLLIVYALLRWGFYLLNASLFPNVNAGKLFVMFGGGVRFDTVALLYLNILYIVMQTVPGPFTYNPTYQRISKWIFVVVNSLGIALNLIDYAYYPFTLKRTTGTVLSQFSNESNLFKLAFDFCLDYWYLLLVFALLVYGLSKSYQLIQLEKPKRYSWKPFLVQVPFFLLTAFLFIGGVRGGWAHSTRPITLSNAGDYVDTPEEMNIVLNTPFSILKTLKAVSLKPVNYYPEQELNKLYDPIHLPQTDKPFNKKNVVVLILESFAKEHFGELNKDIQDGKYKGYTPFLDSLIRNGYTFTDTYANGRKSIDALPSVITGIPSIGEPFVLSVYSGNETTSLAKLLGKKGYETAFFHGAPNGSMGFSAYMKLAGIQHYFGKNEYNNDQDFDGIWGIWDEPFLQFTANKINTLKQPFFASFFSLSSHHPFKVPEKYQGKFPKGPLPVQEPIGYTDNALREFFATASKMPWFNNTLFVICADHATVSYLPEYQTTAGGFQIPIIFYAPGEGLVGKADKLVQQIDIMPTVLNYLHYDEPYFAFGSDAFKPGRDNFVLNNNAGSYNFYYKDYMMSYDGLKPVSLYNMKQDRLMKQDLIKQHPAVLDTMETKMKAFIQQYNNRMIENKLTYKK; this is translated from the coding sequence ATGAAGTTAAGAGGAATATTAGCACCCTATTTTGCAGTCGCCATTCGCTTTGCCTTTCTTTTAATCGTTTATGCCCTGCTCAGATGGGGGTTTTATCTGCTGAATGCCTCATTATTTCCTAACGTAAATGCAGGAAAACTGTTTGTAATGTTTGGCGGAGGTGTGCGTTTTGATACAGTAGCTTTGCTCTATCTGAATATTCTTTACATTGTTATGCAGACGGTCCCTGGACCATTCACTTATAATCCGACCTATCAACGGATTTCCAAATGGATCTTTGTCGTAGTTAATTCGCTAGGGATCGCCTTGAACCTGATAGACTATGCCTATTATCCTTTTACACTAAAGCGGACCACTGGTACAGTATTGAGCCAGTTTTCAAATGAATCCAACTTGTTTAAATTGGCATTTGACTTTTGTCTTGATTACTGGTATCTCCTGCTGGTATTTGCATTACTCGTCTATGGACTATCGAAATCTTATCAGTTGATCCAACTGGAAAAACCAAAACGTTATTCCTGGAAACCTTTCCTCGTTCAGGTTCCTTTCTTTTTATTGACTGCTTTTCTTTTTATAGGTGGTGTTCGTGGCGGCTGGGCACACAGTACCCGTCCGATTACATTGAGCAATGCGGGTGACTATGTGGACACCCCCGAAGAAATGAATATTGTACTGAATACGCCATTTAGTATATTGAAAACCTTAAAAGCTGTTAGTCTCAAGCCGGTGAACTATTATCCAGAGCAGGAGCTGAACAAGTTGTATGATCCGATCCATCTTCCACAAACAGACAAACCCTTCAATAAAAAGAATGTTGTTGTATTGATTTTGGAAAGTTTTGCAAAGGAACATTTTGGTGAACTGAATAAAGATATTCAAGATGGAAAATATAAAGGTTATACTCCTTTTCTAGATTCTTTGATTCGCAACGGCTATACCTTTACAGATACCTATGCTAATGGTCGCAAATCCATCGATGCCTTACCTTCGGTGATTACAGGTATCCCTTCCATAGGCGAACCCTTTGTGCTTTCAGTGTATTCTGGTAATGAGACCACTAGTTTGGCTAAACTCTTGGGAAAAAAAGGATATGAAACTGCATTTTTCCATGGTGCTCCGAATGGAAGTATGGGTTTCTCAGCCTATATGAAGTTAGCAGGAATTCAACATTATTTTGGTAAAAACGAATATAACAATGATCAGGATTTTGATGGTATCTGGGGAATCTGGGATGAACCTTTTCTACAGTTTACCGCTAATAAAATCAATACGTTAAAACAACCGTTTTTTGCAAGCTTCTTTTCGCTGTCCTCACACCATCCTTTTAAGGTGCCAGAAAAGTATCAGGGCAAATTTCCGAAAGGACCGCTACCGGTGCAGGAACCAATCGGCTATACCGACAATGCACTTCGCGAATTCTTTGCGACTGCATCTAAAATGCCTTGGTTTAACAATACCTTATTTGTGATCTGCGCTGATCACGCAACTGTAAGTTACCTTCCCGAGTATCAGACTACAGCTGGAGGCTTTCAGATCCCGATTATATTTTATGCTCCAGGCGAAGGATTGGTCGGTAAGGCGGATAAACTGGTGCAACAGATCGATATTATGCCCACCGTTTTAAATTATCTCCATTACGATGAACCCTATTTTGCGTTCGGTTCGGATGCGTTTAAACCAGGAAGGGATAATTTTGTCCTGAACAATAATGCTGGGAGCTACAATTTTTACTACAAAGACTATATGATGTCTTACGATGGCTTAAAGCCGGTATCCCTTTATAATATGAAACAGGATCGGTTGATGAAGCAGGACCTGATAAAACAACATCCGGCAGTCTTGGATACGATGGAAACTAAGATGAAAGCCTTTATTCAACAATATAACAATCGGATGATTGAAAATAAGTTGACCTATAAAAAGTAG
- the odhB gene encoding 2-oxoglutarate dehydrogenase complex dihydrolipoyllysine-residue succinyltransferase: protein MSLEIKVPTVGESITEVTLSQWLKQDGDYVEMDENIAELESDKATFELPAEKAGILRIIAQEGDTLEIGAVVCTIEEGQAPAGGSAPAAAPAAEASSTAAPAAAAKDEDPDSYAAGTASPAAAKILREKGIDPSTIKGTGKDGRITKEDADKAQPVAKAAAPAAKPAAPAATTTVAPVAGSRNERREKLSSLRKTIAKRLVAVKNETAMLTTFNEVNMQPIMDLRAKYKDTFKEKFGIGLGFMSFFTKAVTTALAEWPAVNARIEENEIVYSDFADISIAVSAPKGLVVPIIRNADAMSLEQIEKAIATLAGKARDNKLTIDEMTGGTFTITNGGVFGSMMSTPIINAPQSAILGMHNIIQRPIAENGQVVIRPMMYIALSYDHRIIDGRESVSFLVRVKQLLEDPARLLLGV, encoded by the coding sequence ATGAGCTTAGAAATTAAAGTACCAACCGTAGGTGAATCTATCACGGAGGTAACCTTATCACAATGGTTGAAACAAGATGGCGATTATGTGGAGATGGATGAAAACATCGCCGAACTGGAGTCAGACAAAGCGACGTTTGAATTACCAGCTGAAAAAGCAGGTATCTTAAGAATCATTGCACAAGAAGGTGATACTTTAGAAATCGGTGCTGTCGTTTGTACAATTGAAGAAGGTCAAGCTCCTGCTGGTGGTTCAGCTCCTGCTGCTGCACCTGCTGCTGAGGCATCATCAACTGCAGCTCCAGCTGCTGCTGCAAAAGACGAAGATCCAGATAGCTACGCTGCTGGTACAGCCTCTCCTGCTGCCGCAAAAATTTTGAGAGAAAAAGGAATTGATCCTTCAACTATAAAAGGAACAGGTAAAGATGGCCGCATCACAAAAGAAGATGCTGACAAGGCTCAACCTGTTGCAAAAGCTGCAGCTCCAGCTGCGAAACCTGCTGCTCCTGCTGCTACAACTACTGTTGCACCAGTTGCTGGTTCAAGAAACGAGCGTCGTGAGAAATTATCCTCTTTACGTAAAACTATCGCAAAACGTTTAGTAGCTGTTAAAAACGAAACAGCCATGTTGACAACTTTCAACGAAGTCAATATGCAGCCGATCATGGATCTACGTGCTAAATATAAAGATACGTTCAAAGAGAAATTTGGTATCGGTCTTGGTTTCATGTCTTTCTTTACAAAAGCAGTAACTACAGCATTGGCAGAATGGCCAGCAGTGAATGCTCGTATCGAAGAAAATGAAATCGTGTATTCTGATTTTGCAGATATTTCAATTGCAGTTTCCGCTCCTAAAGGGCTAGTTGTTCCTATTATCCGTAACGCAGATGCGATGTCATTGGAGCAAATCGAAAAAGCGATTGCTACATTGGCGGGTAAAGCACGTGACAACAAGTTAACGATCGACGAGATGACTGGTGGTACATTTACAATCACTAATGGTGGTGTATTTGGATCCATGATGTCAACGCCTATCATCAACGCACCACAATCAGCAATCTTGGGTATGCACAACATTATCCAACGTCCGATCGCTGAGAACGGTCAGGTTGTTATCCGTCCGATGATGTACATTGCACTTTCTTACGATCACCGTATTATTGACGGTCGTGAGTCAGTAAGCTTCTTGGTTCGTGTAAAACAATTATTAGAAGATCCAGCTCGTTTATTGTTGGGGGTATAA
- a CDS encoding 2-oxoglutarate dehydrogenase E1 component, with product MDNLTYLSNADSAYVDGLYQSYKQDPQSVDFGWQKFFEGFDFGQNAGGTTSSVGEATPEHVLKEINVLNMINGYRDRGHLFTHTNPVRERRKYYPGKELETFGLAEADMSTVFNAGVEVGLGPATLKDIRQLVEDTYCRSIGAEFKYIRNPEKIKWLQDRMEADRNMPKFSLDTKKRILNKLNHAVVFENFLGTKFLGQKRFSLEGAESLIPALDSVIEKGSEIGIQEFVIGMAHRGRLNVLTNIMGKSYKSIFSEFEGKTYADDPEVNFGGDVKYHLGFSSEVKTNDGKSVHLSLAPNPSHLETVDPIVEGMVRSKIDFKYDGDSSKIAPIIIHGDAAIAGQGVVYEVTQMSKLDGYKTGGTVHIVINNQIGFTTNYKDARSGTYCTDVAKITSSPVFHVNGDDAEAVVYAINLAVEYRQKYKTDVFIDLLCYRRFGHNEADEPKFTQPLLYKIIEKHPNPKEVYAKKLISEGSIDEAYSKNIEKEFKAELQTKLEEAKTIEVLTEDLPMFKGAWEGLRPAKKGEVSTTTDKTKVAKDLFLKLAKEITTLPSDKKFFRKITRLFEDRAKMISNDAYDWAMGELMAYATLLDQGNRVRISGQDVQRGTFSHRHAVLTLEDSEEKYIPLANIKGGDKFSIYNSLLSEYAVLGFEYGYASSNPNSLTIWEAQFGDFYNGAQIIVDQYLSSAETKWRRSNGLVMMLPHGMEGQGPEHSSARIERFLELCADENMILANCTVPANYFHLLRRQLVREFRKPLVIFTPKSLLRHPKVVSPLKDFTEGVFQEVIDDANVAAKDVKRVLFCSGKVYYDLLEKQEADKRKDVAIVRIEQLFPIPAEQLKAIRKKYNKAKEFVWVQEENENMGAWSYYCRKLMGTEIAFTGFVARKESGSTATGYMKQHVAQQAAILNKSFE from the coding sequence ATGGACAATCTGACATATTTGAGTAATGCTGATTCGGCTTATGTCGATGGCTTATATCAATCGTACAAGCAAGATCCCCAATCGGTAGATTTCGGATGGCAAAAATTCTTTGAAGGTTTTGATTTCGGTCAAAATGCTGGTGGAACAACAAGTTCAGTAGGCGAGGCAACTCCTGAGCACGTATTGAAAGAAATCAATGTGCTGAACATGATCAACGGTTACCGTGACCGTGGCCACCTCTTCACTCACACCAACCCTGTTCGCGAAAGACGTAAGTACTACCCTGGAAAGGAATTGGAAACGTTTGGTCTTGCTGAGGCAGACATGAGCACAGTTTTCAATGCAGGTGTAGAAGTTGGCTTAGGTCCAGCAACATTAAAAGATATCCGTCAACTGGTTGAAGATACCTATTGCCGTTCTATTGGTGCAGAATTCAAATATATCCGTAATCCAGAAAAGATAAAATGGTTGCAGGACCGCATGGAAGCGGATCGTAATATGCCAAAATTCTCTTTGGATACCAAAAAGAGAATCCTGAACAAACTGAACCATGCTGTTGTGTTTGAGAACTTTTTAGGTACTAAGTTTTTAGGTCAAAAACGTTTCTCTTTGGAAGGTGCAGAAAGCTTAATCCCTGCATTGGACTCAGTTATCGAAAAAGGTTCGGAAATTGGCATCCAAGAGTTTGTAATCGGTATGGCTCACCGTGGTCGTTTGAACGTATTGACCAATATCATGGGTAAATCTTACAAATCCATCTTCTCGGAATTTGAAGGTAAAACCTATGCAGACGATCCAGAGGTAAACTTCGGTGGTGACGTAAAATACCATTTGGGTTTCTCTTCTGAAGTCAAAACCAACGATGGCAAATCCGTTCACTTGAGTTTGGCGCCAAACCCTTCCCATTTGGAAACAGTAGATCCAATTGTAGAAGGTATGGTACGTTCTAAAATCGACTTCAAATACGATGGTGATTCATCAAAAATTGCACCGATCATTATCCATGGTGATGCTGCAATTGCTGGTCAGGGCGTAGTTTATGAAGTAACTCAAATGTCCAAACTAGATGGTTACAAAACTGGCGGTACAGTACATATCGTTATCAATAACCAAATCGGATTTACAACAAACTATAAAGATGCACGTTCTGGAACATATTGTACCGATGTTGCAAAAATCACTTCTTCGCCTGTATTCCATGTCAATGGAGATGATGCAGAAGCTGTAGTTTATGCGATTAATTTGGCTGTTGAATACCGTCAAAAATACAAAACAGACGTATTTATCGACTTATTATGTTACAGAAGATTTGGTCACAATGAGGCTGATGAGCCTAAGTTCACACAACCTTTGTTGTACAAAATCATTGAAAAACATCCGAATCCAAAAGAAGTATACGCGAAAAAATTAATCTCCGAAGGAAGTATTGATGAAGCGTATTCAAAAAATATAGAAAAAGAATTTAAGGCGGAATTGCAGACTAAACTTGAAGAAGCGAAAACTATTGAAGTATTGACTGAAGATCTTCCGATGTTTAAAGGTGCCTGGGAAGGGTTACGTCCGGCCAAAAAAGGAGAAGTATCGACAACTACGGATAAAACTAAAGTTGCAAAAGATCTTTTCTTGAAATTGGCGAAAGAGATCACGACTTTACCTTCGGACAAAAAATTCTTCCGTAAGATCACTCGTCTGTTTGAAGATCGTGCAAAAATGATCAGCAATGATGCATACGATTGGGCAATGGGTGAGCTAATGGCTTATGCGACTTTATTGGATCAAGGCAACCGTGTTCGTATCTCGGGTCAAGATGTACAACGTGGTACATTCTCGCATCGTCATGCGGTATTGACTTTAGAAGATTCTGAAGAGAAATATATTCCATTGGCAAATATCAAAGGTGGCGACAAATTCTCGATCTACAACTCCTTACTTTCAGAATATGCTGTTTTAGGTTTTGAATATGGTTATGCATCTTCTAATCCAAACTCGTTAACAATTTGGGAAGCACAATTCGGTGATTTCTACAATGGTGCTCAAATCATCGTAGATCAATATCTATCGAGTGCGGAAACAAAATGGAGACGTTCAAACGGCTTAGTGATGATGCTTCCACATGGTATGGAAGGACAGGGTCCTGAGCACTCTTCGGCACGTATCGAAAGATTCTTGGAATTATGTGCAGATGAGAACATGATCTTGGCAAACTGTACAGTACCCGCCAATTACTTCCACTTGTTACGTCGTCAATTGGTACGCGAATTCCGTAAACCATTGGTGATCTTTACACCGAAATCATTGTTGCGTCACCCGAAAGTTGTTTCTCCATTGAAAGACTTCACAGAAGGCGTATTCCAAGAGGTCATCGATGATGCAAATGTAGCTGCAAAAGATGTAAAACGTGTATTGTTCTGTTCTGGTAAAGTTTATTATGACTTATTGGAAAAACAAGAAGCTGACAAACGTAAGGATGTAGCAATCGTTCGCATCGAGCAATTGTTCCCAATCCCTGCTGAGCAGTTGAAAGCGATCCGTAAAAAATACAACAAAGCCAAAGAGTTTGTATGGGTACAAGAGGAAAATGAGAACATGGGTGCATGGTCTTACTACTGCCGCAAACTGATGGGTACTGAGATTGCATTTACAGGTTTCGTAGCACGTAAAGAAAGCGGAAGTACAGCAACAGGTTATATGAAGCAACACGTTGCTCAACAAGCAGCGATCTTAAATAAATCATTCGAATAA